agagatatttctctgatataaaaccgacaagaattgtcgtcaatacaatatcaggtcctgcagacgtgattgaaggaactggtaaagcaaactttactttgccgaatggaacaaaattttccataaataatgctttatactctccgagttctaaaaggaatttgttgagttttaaagacatatatcttcacggatatgatactcagtctgcaactgaggatggaaagaaatacatgtatgtaatttctgaaaaatgtggcagaaaacacatattggaaaagtttccagaacttccttcgggattacatcatacttatatcgatgagatcgaatcaaatcttgtagtaaaacggaacccagaagagttcacgttatggcatgatcgccttggccacccaggcactacaatgatgcgtaaaatcatagaaagttcacatggtcatccattgaaaatccaggagatttctcaagggaataaaatgacatgtgttgcatgttctctaggaaaattgatcgtaaggccatcgccaaccaaaatcgataaagaatcaccaaagttccttgaaagaattcaaggtgatatatgtggaccgatacatccaccatgtggaccattccactattttatggtattaattgacgcatccagtagatggtcacacgtttgtctattatcatctcgaaatgtggcatttgcgagatttctaactcagataatcaaactgcgagcacagtttcctgattatactattaaaagagttagactagacaacgctggtgaattcacatcccaagcattcaatgactattgtatggtaatgggaattgaagttgaacattcggttgctcatgttcatacgcaaaatggtttggctgaatctttaattaagcgtctgcaattgattgcaagaccattgatcatgagatcaaaacttccaacctctgtatggggacatgccattttgcatgcagaagcactcattcggatcagaccgagtgcataccataagtattctccactacagttagcgtttggtcgagaaccaaacatttcccactttagaatctttggttgtgcggtatatgtgcctgtagcaccaccacaacgaacaaagatgggaccacaaagaaggttgggaatatatgttggttgtgattctccatcaattataagatacctagaaccacagactggtgacgtctttacagcacgttttgctgattgtcattttgacgaaaatgtattcccagttctagggggagaaaacaaaaatgttggaagtgatataaaatggagtgtaccatcattgttatatcttgatcctccttctaaagagtcagaactagaagttcgacgaattatgcatttacagagtatagctaaccagctacctgatgcatttgcagataccaagacggtaactaaatctcatataccagctgcaaatgctcctgctcgtatcaaaatgccaaatgaacaagaaaaggaggatgacacacgagagccaaaaacacgcctgaagcgtggtagacctgctggttctaaggataagaatcctaggaaacagaagaaagctgaaatatatgatgcacccaaaatagcagaaaatattttggaagaaataaatgataaggactctgatgaatcagagcatcatgaatcgaaagataatcatgagatttctattaattacatccataataaaaggatatggaatagaaatgaacaaaatgaccttgatgatgctttctcatatatcgtgtcaagtgaggtaaatgaagataccgatgatccagaaccgaaatccatatatgaatgtcaaaagagacatgattggaataaatggaaagaagcaatacaaatcgaacttgattcgcttaacaaacgaaaagtgtttggatctattgtactcacacctgaagatgtgagaccagttgggtacagatggattttcgttcgaaaacgaaatgagaaaaatgagattacaaggtataaagctcgccttgtagcccaaggattttctcaaagacctggtattgattatgaggaaacatattctcctgtaatggatgcgatcacatttagattcctgatgagtctagccgctgataaaaatcttgagatgcgtctcatggatgttgttacagcttatctatacggatcattagatactgatatctacatgaaaatccctgatggatttaaaatgccagaagcattaagttccaaacctaaagagttatgtgcaataaaattgcaaagatcattatatgggttaaaacaatctggacgtatgtggtacaatcgtctcagtgaacatttaacaaaagaaggatatgtgaatgatcctatatgcccatgtgttttcatcaagaaaacaacatccggatttgtgataatcgcggtatatgttgatgatctaaatattattggaactcaaaaagaaatacaaaaggcatcagactatctcaaaggagaatttgagatgaaagatcttggacagacacagtattgtcttggcctacaaatagaacattcacaaaatggtatatttgtgcatcaatccacatacactaaaagagtgttgaaacgatttaacatggataaatcaactcctcttagcaccccaatggtcgttagatcacttaacattgaaagtgatccatttcgaccacctgaggaaaaagaagagatacttggtccggaagtaccatatctaagtgcaattggagcgttgatgtaccttgcaaattgtacacggcctgatatatcattcactgttaatcttctagcaagatttagctcatctccaacacgaagacattggaatggaattaaacatgtctttcgttacctacaagggactattgatttaggcttattttaccctaaagattcaaatggtcaaatggttggttttgcagatgcaggatatctttcagatccacacaaagcccgatcgcaaacaggatatgtttttacgatcggaggcactgctatatcttggcgttctcagaaacaaacgcttgtggctacctcttcaaatcatgctgagatcatcgcactccatgaagcaagtaaagaatgtgtatggctaagatcaataagccaacacatttgttcaagtagtgggattgacaaaagtacggggccaactattctatatgaagacaatgcagcatgtgttgctcaaacgaaggaaggatatatcaaaagtgatagaacaaaacatatacatccaaagttcttctcatacactcaagagctcgagaagaagaaagagattgaagtaagatatgtccgatcatgcgacaatgcagccgacctcttcacaaaatcactccctacttcggtattcagaaaacatgtccataacattggaatgcgtcatcagaaggatctatgactgctcaatcgagggggagcttacgtagttgtactctttttacctaactatggtttttcccattgggttttcctagaaaggtttttaacgaggcaacaaagacgttaagcaagagcggagagtgacaccggttcccaaggagagtgttacgaaacttaatacaagatggatgatcaagggggagtgttataagataaactttgaaatgatcctccactcctttaccaactcaagcactatgatcatctactcatcaagcactatgatcatctactcatcaagcactatgatcacccactcatttaccaaatcaagcaccatctttgatattttatgtattgttgctcactataaataccatcactcatctcactcttttgtacacaattacatcttcttcttcttctttataataaactctttctctcatattaagtgttatttgcttcctacgggtattgaattctactcttatttaaatttcccgatactataaattataagttatttcataacacaaacaaatcttttgtttccttttttctaACTTATAATCAAAAAGACGAAACTACCCCTCATCTATACAGACCGGTCTGATTCAAAAATGTTCTAAACCGATCCTTGGATCTAATGTACTTCACAGAGTAACACATACGAGAGTATTGACAACTGAAACAGAAAGTTTATCAACACATAACAATGTGTAAACTTTATACACTTTACCGCCACATTCTCTGCTATTTGTATCAACCAAACCTCAATAAAAACTCACAAacgtaagcaaaaaaaaaaaaaaaaaaacacaaaatataaaaaggtTACAACAATCAGCTATCTCTACAATGAATGCAAGCTATGTTaaagaaaaggtaaaaaaaaaaatggttcacTTATTTGTTGATCTCTACAATGGTTCTTGTCCCTCCTGCAAACCACGCAACACATGCTCGTTCTCCCCTTGCCAAACCCACACAATATCAGCCAGAGCAGGCCTAAGATCCTCCTCCACCAGCCTCTGGTACTCCATTGTATCCCCACTACATTTCTTCACTTCAACCAAGTGAAACGTCTCCGTCACTTCAAATATCTCCGCATCGATCAACAACCTCCctttccttccttccttccctccttccatcttgaacagcccCGCTTCTTGCTTCCTTATCTTCATCCTCAGCCCTCTGGCCACCTCCTCCAGCTTACAAATGATCTCCGAAGCAGGCTTTCTAGATGTGAACTTAGACTCTTTCTTGCTGTACACTTCTCCGAATAGTCCTCCCAGTGCCAACCCCGAAGACAATGCAATGATATCAAAGGCATTCATGCTTGAAAGCTGTGGAGGCGGCTCGCTTGGACCTGAACCTGAACCTGAACCGGAGCCTACTCCTTCAGCTTCCACGACTTGCTTCTCAATCCTTTTCTGCTTCATTGGTAAACCTTTCTTGAACCATGAACTCTCCTTGATCTTCGAGATGGTGATCCTACTCTCAGGGTTAGGATCCAGCATCTTACACAACAGCCTCTTCGCTTCAGGAGGGAACTCACGAGGACACTTGAACTGCGCTTTACGGATCTTCCTATACATATCCATCAGATTCGAAGCGTAGAAAGGGAGGTAGCCAGTCAAAAGCACAAACAAGACAACCCCACAAGACCATACGTCCGCTTTAGTCCCATCATACCCCTTACGGTTAACAATCTCAGGACAAGCGTAGGCGTGCGAGCCGCACGCGGTGTGAAGCAGACCGTCAGCGCGCTTGCTCTCGGCAAGCGCGCTTAAACCGAAATCAGAAACCTTGAGGTTGTCGTGCTCGTCAAGCAAGAGATTCTCCGGCTTGATGTCGCGGTGGTACACTCCGCGGCTGTGGCAAAAGTCAACCGCGTCGATGAGCTGGTGAAAGTACTTCCAAGCGACGTTCTCGGCGAGTTTGcctttgaccatcttcttgaaAAGCTCTCCGCCTTTGCAGTACTCTAGGACGAGGTAGATCTTTGTTTTGGTCGCCATGACCTCGTGCAGATTCACGACGTTTGGGTGTTTGGCGAGGCTCATCACGGAGATCTCTCTCTTGATCTGCTCGCTGTGTCCGACCTTCTTGAGTTTGTCCTTGTCGATCATCTTGATAGCTACACTCTCGTTTGTGTGGACGCTTCTTCCGTAGAAGACCTTGGCGAAGTTGCCTTGGCCTAGTAATCTCCCGACCTCGTATCTATCGGTTAGTATGCTTGGTTTGTTCTCCATCCTTAGTCTACAGATTTTTGATCTtttttaaaacaagaaaaagagaagcagtagagaggaagaagaagaagaagacacaaaAGAAGGACGTGCAGATCTCTGCTTTGACTTCTATTCATCTGtgtctttgtttatttatagaTAGTGCTTGAAAAAGAAAGCATGAAACAttccaaaatcaaattaaaatcttACATAGACAGAGTGCATATGTTGTTTCCCTGTGGACTTGTCAAACCTAACGCGCTTGCTATTACTGTATATGCCCTTTTGATGCCTACCTTTTGTCAACGCGTAACAAAAGAAGCACACATGTTTAAAACGAAGTTAAAGAACATTGTTTATTGGTGTGTTTAATCCACAGTGTTTTCATACGACTTTTTACAAAAGTCCTACAAGACGAAAGTGAAATGTCTCTTAGATTCTTGTCAGCAAGCTTCTCAAAACCTGTCATGGAGATCTGAAAACAACAGCCGTTGCTGTAACTAAAGCCGGTTGGGGAAATATTGGCCTCTAGTCtccaaattatttgaaaaaattgcATAGATCCAGATCTCcaaatttatattcaaaaaaattatttaaatttttactaaatcgCCTACGGCTCTCAAAATCTCTATGTCCGGCTCTGACGTCTATATAAAATTTGCTTGTTTTGTACACTTAACAAGGATTTGCTTACACAACACACGCAAACACAGTCTCTGATTCTTGCTGTTGTGCTGAAAGAACATTAAGAAAAAGTATATAAGATGCTCAAGTAAACACAAGGTAGTTTGTTACAACAAACGAACTATCTGCAAATTTTTGCAGAGGCTATTGTAAAGAATCAAGTTATGTAATTGTTCCCTCTTGCTTTTGTTTGTCACACCTTATGTTTATAGAgtctcttcttttcttcatgTTCTCTGCTACAATGGTTCACTATGCTGTTCTACTTCCTGTTCGTCCTGCAAACCACGCTTTAGCTGCTCTTCCTTCTCCTTATCGCCTTGCCAAACCCAGACTACATCTCCCAGCGCAGGCCTAAGATCCTCCTCCACCAGCCTCTGATACTCCACCGTGTCCCCATCACATTTCTTCACTTCAACCAGGTGAAACGTCTGAGTCACTTGGAATATCTCCGCGTCCATCGACAAAGCTCCCTTTCTTCCTTCCTTCGACCCTTCGAGCTTGAAAAGCCCCGCGTCCTGCTTCCTTATCTTCAGGTTCAAACCTCTGGCCACCTCCTCCAGCTTAGAAATGATCTCAGCAGCAGGCTTCCTCGACGCGAATCTAGACTCCCTCTTGTCATTGGCATCCCCGAAAAGACCTCCCAGATCAAACCCCGCAGACAAGCTGATGATATCGAAAGCGTTCAGGTACGCGAGCTGAGCCGGCGCCTCTTGGCTCTCTCCGTTCTCGCTCGAGCCCGAACTCTCTCCAACTTCCACTGTGGGAATAACAACAGTTGTTTCCCGGAGTTGTTTATCCATCTTCTTCTGCTTCAAATGCAGCCCTTTCCTAAACCAAGAACTCTCCCTGATCCTCGAGATGGTGATCCTACTCTCGTGGTTAGGATCCAGCATCTTGCACAGAAGCCTCTTCGCCTCGGGGGCGAACCAGTTGGGACACTTGAAATCCGCTTTACCAATCTTCCTATACATCTCCATTAGATTAGAGTCGTGAAAGGGGAGGTAACCAGCCAACAGCACGAACAAAACAACCCCACAAGACCAAATATCAGCCTTAGTCCCATCGTAACCTTTCCTGTTAATCACCTCAGGCGCCACGTAAGCAGGGGTGCCGCAAGTGGTATGCAAAAGCCCATCGGCGCGTTTGCAATCCGCGAGCGCGCTCAGACCGAAGTCAGAAACCTTGAGATTCTCATTGTCATCAAGCAGGAGATTCTCCGGCTTGATGTCGCGGTGGTAAACACCGCGGCTATGGCAAAAGTCCACAGCGTTGATGAGCTGGTGGAAGTACTTCCAGGCGACGTCTTCCCTGAGCTTCCCCTTTTTGACCTTGTTGAAAAGCTCGCCGCCTTTGCAGTACTCGATCACGAAGTAGATGCGGGACTTGGTGGCCATGACCTCGTGGAGGGAGACCACGTTGGGGTGCTTGGCGATACGCATGACGGAGATCTCGCGCTTGATCTGGTCGCTGAGCCCCACGCGGAGGACTTTCTCTTTGTCGATCATTTTGATCGCCACGCTCTCGTTGGTGTGGACGCTTCGACCGTAGTAGACTTTGGCGAACGTGCCTTGACCTAGTAGCCTACCTACCTCGTATGTGTCGGTTAAGACACTCGGTTTGTTCTCCATTTCCTAAATAAGAGAAAGGTTCGAGACTTTAGGAAGCGAATCTGATACCAATGGAGAAGTGGATTTACCTGTAAGGAAGACGATACGATCGATAAAGTATGGATCCTTGCTTATGAGTAGAGCGCATTCAGCTCTGCTGCTGCTCTgtctttggtttttttttttaatttaatttatatttttttgtttttttcttttatttttattggaaatgaagagagagaaaatctaaggcagatttttttattttaaaagtggtGTTAATGCGTGGAAGTGAGGATAGACACAGAGGAGAGCATGTGTTACTTGTGGGCTCGTCCACCTAATCCGCTATCATGCGCCTTTGATAGTTGACTCTTCTGatggatctgtttttttttttagaacttcTAATCATATTTAAGTGCTACTTGTGTAATTAAGGATAAAAGCCTCCCAATTAATAGCTAGATCTgtcaaatcataaaacaaaaatacaattttttaagTACCGTTTAAAGTTAACTAGATCCTGATCCGCGCTatgaatttttagtttttaattataaaatgaatttttagtttttaattatttattttagtaaatgatgtatttgtaaaattcattcatattatattcattaagtaaatatttttttttgcatattaaactatctatttttttacgaatatgtgatatcatataaaaaatataaaaaaatgagtatacatagttaattagataattgtaaaaacataaatttttttttcgtttacgatatcatgattttttttatgtgtaattttttttttgaccatttccttaaaactatattaaattttacatattttaattagaatttttttaatatctttacctttttatttgaaatgcaactcaatattttttaaaaaattataacaaaacatttaaaaaatatttttagaatttttttgaaaaatatgaaaattaaattttaaattaaaattatcctaaaatatgataagttttgatgcaaacgaaaactcaaattatgtcaaaaataattatattcaatgataataacaatttaaattgattattttttaaaaaatacatttacaaaaatattatttgaaagaaaattcatttctctttcaaatataaaatgaaaatattataattaaataataaaaaatataaataaaaatcataaatttagcaaatgacaactgagttatatcatgctaaaattttatttctaacaatttagcaaatgacaaatgagttatgagaaaataataccatataatttttaaaaacataaccattcttaaatattttttgaataaataaatattttttaatttaatcaactgaaaataatattcgtacaattgtgtgagtcaaattctagttttattgatgcatgttatatattagtgttgtatgttttaggtaacattttaatgatgcacgttttttaaaatctccattattaaaattatgcatgtaaggataactcatgagttttttttgttgattaaatgacattatgtccaaatttatttaaggatatttcattaaggtaactgaaaaagacaaacaataaaataggaagtttaaattcatttaagaatatttcattaatgtaactcaaaagacaagtaataaattaggcagttttattcgttttaggatatttcataaatgcaactgaaaaagacaagcaaaaaaatagggagtttaattaatgaaataagaacattttcaaatggtacttctcttttaataatatagatgcaaTAAAGTTTCAAGATGTCTGCGACATCCCTTTCATATCATttacatattaaataaaaatcattgcaacactttttttttattcacgtGTCGTcactataataatttttaaaatctttaaaaaaatatattggtccatctaaatatataatattttttattaaactaaccataaatttattatcaatgttctttattattttcttaaataaaagttatgaaATTACTtaatgtggctaaaatatatatgacaattaatgatttcaaataataaagatttgacaaaaaaatagtgtatcttctatcatatttgtttaattttaaactattaaaataaattaaacaactacaataactatataataaaaattagatttttccatatatgttatattttgaaagttaaaagtttcacattcaaattttgtaattcatggtttaaaatttttgttatgacaagttacaaatgattacaaa
This genomic stretch from Brassica napus cultivar Da-Ae chromosome C9, Da-Ae, whole genome shotgun sequence harbors:
- the LOC106446097 gene encoding CBL-interacting serine/threonine-protein kinase 2-like isoform X1, with the protein product MENKPSVLTDTYEVGRLLGQGTFAKVYYGRSVHTNESVAIKMIDKEKVLRVGLSDQIKREISVMRIAKHPNVVSLHEVMATKSRIYFVIEYCKGGELFNKVKKGKLREDVAWKYFHQLINAVDFCHSRGVYHRDIKPENLLLDDNENLKVSDFGLSALADCKRADGLLHTTCGTPAYVAPEVINRKGYDGTKADIWSCGVVLFVLLAGYLPFHDSNLMEMYRKIGKADFKCPNWFAPEAKRLLCKMLDPNHESRITISRIRESSWFRKGLHLKQKKMDKQLRETTVVIPTVEVGESSGSSENGESQEAPAQLAYLNAFDIISLSAGFDLGGLFGDANDKRESRFASRKPAAEIISKLEEVARGLNLKIRKQDAGLFKLEGSKEGRKGALSMDAEIFQVTQTFHLVEVKKCDGDTVEYQRLVEEDLRPALGDVVWVWQGDKEKEEQLKRGLQDEQEVEQHSEPL
- the LOC106446098 gene encoding CBL-interacting serine/threonine-protein kinase 2-like, with the protein product MENKPSILTDRYEVGRLLGQGNFAKVFYGRSVHTNESVAIKMIDKDKLKKVGHSEQIKREISVMSLAKHPNVVNLHEVMATKTKIYLVLEYCKGGELFKKMVKGKLAENVAWKYFHQLIDAVDFCHSRGVYHRDIKPENLLLDEHDNLKVSDFGLSALAESKRADGLLHTACGSHAYACPEIVNRKGYDGTKADVWSCGVVLFVLLTGYLPFYASNLMDMYRKIRKAQFKCPREFPPEAKRLLCKMLDPNPESRITISKIKESSWFKKGLPMKQKRIEKQVVEAEGVGSGSGSGSGPSEPPPQLSSMNAFDIIALSSGLALGGLFGEVYSKKESKFTSRKPASEIICKLEEVARGLRMKIRKQEAGLFKMEGGKEGRKGRLLIDAEIFEVTETFHLVEVKKCSGDTMEYQRLVEEDLRPALADIVWVWQGENEHVLRGLQEGQEPL